One genomic window of Sphingobacterium oryzagri includes the following:
- a CDS encoding M14 family zinc carboxypeptidase: MKFSIWLLSCCLSVSSVYAQRIAFESDTAKNTTATYAELIAFYQNIAQHDNRARLLPIGTTDVGKPLHLLVLSADRDFDPKQIKEKGKAILFVNNGIHPGEPEGMDASMLFVRDLLAKNKLPKHVVVCLIPVYNVAGMLNRGISRANQNGPNAYGFRGSRQHYDLNRDFIKTDTRNSHLFQEVFNTWDPDVFFDTHTSNGADYQYVMTLIASHKDKMHPDLASLMEQRFTKPLYQRMEKAGFPMIPYVDPKDDTPESGLVSFLESPRYSTGYAALHHSIGYMPETHMWKRYDQRVQAMYLLLQELLAITAQEQKLLVETRLAVKERVKSQDSFPISWTLDTSAVASLPFLGYQAGYKKSKVSGRDRLFYDRSKPTSITIPYYDRYVADVTVEKPLAYIIPQAYDKVIDLLVINGVSMYPLQKDTVLEAEVYYIENYKTVAAPYEGHYLHHSVKVRPTKQRLPYYAGDMVVEMNQVVNRYIIETLEPQATDSFFNWNFFDAILSQKEYFSAYIFEEEALRLLEEHPEWKAALEEKKQQDPALAGSARAQLDWIYKKSNYYEKEHLRYPIARVLAR; this comes from the coding sequence ATGAAGTTTAGCATATGGTTACTTTCATGTTGTCTGAGCGTGAGTTCGGTTTACGCACAACGGATCGCATTCGAGAGCGATACGGCAAAAAATACCACAGCAACCTATGCCGAACTTATTGCATTTTACCAAAACATCGCCCAGCACGATAACCGCGCACGACTACTCCCTATCGGTACGACCGATGTTGGCAAACCACTGCATCTTTTGGTGTTGTCTGCTGATCGTGATTTCGATCCGAAACAGATCAAAGAAAAAGGCAAAGCAATTCTTTTTGTAAATAATGGTATACACCCCGGCGAGCCGGAAGGTATGGATGCTTCCATGCTTTTTGTGCGTGATTTGTTAGCAAAAAATAAACTGCCTAAGCATGTCGTGGTTTGCCTTATACCGGTGTATAATGTTGCAGGTATGTTAAATCGTGGTATTTCCCGGGCTAATCAAAACGGGCCCAATGCTTATGGCTTTCGTGGAAGTAGGCAGCACTATGACCTAAACCGTGATTTTATCAAGACGGATACACGCAATTCGCACCTTTTTCAAGAAGTATTCAACACCTGGGATCCCGATGTTTTTTTCGATACACACACCAGTAATGGTGCAGATTATCAGTACGTGATGACGCTGATCGCCAGCCATAAAGACAAAATGCACCCCGATTTGGCTTCGCTAATGGAACAACGATTTACCAAACCGCTTTACCAGCGGATGGAAAAAGCCGGTTTCCCGATGATTCCTTATGTGGATCCCAAAGACGATACGCCCGAGTCTGGTTTAGTTTCTTTTTTAGAAAGTCCGCGGTATTCTACCGGATATGCGGCTCTGCATCACAGTATCGGTTATATGCCTGAAACACATATGTGGAAGCGCTATGATCAACGTGTGCAGGCTATGTACCTATTGTTACAGGAACTGCTTGCCATTACAGCGCAAGAGCAAAAGCTGTTGGTCGAAACGCGGCTAGCTGTTAAAGAACGCGTAAAATCGCAAGATTCCTTTCCGATCTCATGGACGCTCGATACCAGCGCCGTGGCTAGTTTACCCTTTTTGGGCTACCAAGCCGGGTACAAAAAAAGTAAAGTAAGCGGCCGTGATCGCTTGTTTTATGATCGCAGCAAGCCAACGTCTATAACAATACCTTACTACGATCGTTACGTCGCTGATGTAACGGTAGAAAAGCCGCTAGCCTATATTATTCCGCAAGCCTACGATAAAGTAATCGATTTATTGGTGATAAATGGCGTATCCATGTATCCTTTGCAGAAAGATACCGTTTTAGAAGCCGAAGTGTACTATATCGAAAACTATAAAACTGTGGCGGCTCCTTATGAAGGACATTATCTCCACCATTCGGTGAAAGTGCGGCCCACAAAACAACGCTTACCGTATTACGCTGGCGATATGGTTGTAGAGATGAATCAAGTTGTCAATCGATACATCATCGAAACCCTCGAGCCGCAAGCAACGGATTCCTTTTTCAATTGGAATTTTTTTGATGCAATACTTTCGCAGAAAGAATATTTTTCGGCCTACATCTTTGAAGAAGAAGCACTTCGTCTACTCGAAGAGCATCCAGAATGGAAAGCTGCATTAGAAGAGAAAAAGCAGCAAGATCCGGCCTTGGCAGGTAGTGCCCGGGCACAATTGGATTGGATATATAAAAAATCCAACTATTATGAAAAAGAACATCTACGATATCCGATTGCTCGTGTGCTCGCCCGCTAA
- a CDS encoding NUDIX hydrolase, whose amino-acid sequence MIKKQLPTAGLLVIKDNQLLLTYSRNKQAWYLPGGKIDAGETAKDALIREVYEELSVKLEEEKVSYYYHITADAYGEDNLVMEQDCFLYPALDTIIPSMEIEAVAYFSLAAYQKEAIQVVGVLLAFERLLADGLLVSEQVDL is encoded by the coding sequence ATGATAAAAAAGCAATTACCCACAGCTGGATTATTGGTGATCAAAGACAATCAATTGCTGTTGACTTACAGTCGTAATAAACAAGCCTGGTATTTGCCCGGCGGAAAGATTGATGCTGGCGAAACCGCAAAAGACGCGCTAATTCGGGAAGTTTACGAAGAACTTAGCGTAAAGCTCGAGGAAGAAAAAGTAAGCTACTACTATCACATCACGGCCGATGCCTATGGCGAAGACAACCTTGTGATGGAGCAAGACTGTTTTTTGTACCCTGCGTTAGATACTATTATACCCAGTATGGAGATTGAAGCAGTAGCTTATTTTAGCTTAGCAGCCTATCAAAAAGAAGCCATTCAAGTCGTCGGGGTGTTGCTCGCTTTTGAACGTTTGCTGGCTGATGGACTCCTTGTTTCAGAGCAGGTTGATTTGTAG
- a CDS encoding PA2169 family four-helix-bundle protein, giving the protein METLAKKDAALINDLIAINKDRIAGYNKAIALLDTTQDSDIIALFEKIAQQSQQFKTQLSTFADPRNDSATDEKSAMGNLYRMWMEIKINITGNDRETVLASCEKGENVFTKLYADVLHEAANLDESIQAIIKSQAESQAHVHASIKELRDES; this is encoded by the coding sequence ATGGAAACATTAGCAAAAAAGGATGCTGCGCTGATCAACGATCTGATCGCCATCAATAAAGACCGTATAGCTGGCTACAATAAGGCCATTGCGTTGCTTGACACGACACAGGACAGCGATATCATTGCCCTTTTTGAAAAGATAGCGCAGCAGTCGCAACAATTTAAAACGCAGCTAAGCACGTTTGCCGATCCGCGTAACGATAGCGCTACCGATGAAAAAAGTGCGATGGGTAACCTTTACCGGATGTGGATGGAAATTAAGATCAACATCACGGGCAATGATCGTGAAACGGTGTTAGCATCTTGCGAAAAAGGGGAAAATGTATTTACAAAGTTATACGCGGATGTGCTTCACGAAGCGGCAAACTTAGACGAGAGTATACAGGCCATCATCAAAAGTCAGGCGGAATCGCAAGCACATGTACACGCAAGCATAAAGGAACTGCGCGACGAATCTTAA
- a CDS encoding GNAT family N-acetyltransferase produces the protein MIEIKQEDGRKGKFELFVDGALAGEMTYTWAGDDKFIIDHTEVKAGFEGQGLGKKLVLAAVDFARAKHAKVMPLCPYAKRVFDKSPDLKDILF, from the coding sequence ATGATCGAAATTAAACAAGAAGACGGACGCAAAGGAAAGTTTGAACTCTTTGTAGATGGTGCACTAGCTGGTGAAATGACGTATACCTGGGCCGGAGACGACAAATTTATCATCGACCACACGGAGGTAAAAGCAGGTTTTGAAGGACAGGGCTTGGGTAAAAAACTGGTGCTTGCTGCGGTAGATTTTGCGCGAGCAAAACATGCCAAAGTGATGCCGCTGTGTCCGTATGCAAAACGTGTTTTTGATAAATCGCCGGACTTAAAAGACATCTTGTTTTAG